Proteins encoded together in one Thermococcus gammatolerans EJ3 window:
- a CDS encoding MFS transporter: MERRFNWGIVLGLALLGFSRSVGWAMNKGLSFPLLSSYTQSALVKGTILALEGLIGLFVPVVLGYYSDTLRSKYGRRRPFIMIGGILAGVAALMIYTSYALGVPLAGFALSLAFFYLSMHLYTAQYRALMPDTVESGQRGKASGVITFFEWAGNLFFFGLAGYLVAKAVSMTGEKEGIKALIQTPYLKIPFIITAVFLIGAALFVYFIVREPEAPEIEENETLGEYLISIVENRDFLKFYTAQTLWWMSFEFIGIFLYGILAYILYGSASEENVKAVTSLGLLLMALFNVTVLVGALPGGIIYDKLGRRLSIILGGVIFAIPQIWGWFIHTKTEITVALGIAGVGWGILMAASYPVVGDLLTKFEREAFTGRYYGFFEATRSLPVLLAGIIGGAIVDLAGENYRVLFPIGAVLVLLAMPMIWFMKNLDETPKAEPESDGLEIELEV, translated from the coding sequence ATGGAAAGGCGTTTCAACTGGGGTATTGTGCTCGGTCTCGCGCTGCTTGGGTTCAGCAGGAGCGTTGGATGGGCCATGAACAAGGGGCTGTCATTCCCTCTTCTTTCAAGCTACACCCAATCGGCCCTAGTTAAGGGTACAATCCTGGCCCTTGAGGGCCTGATAGGACTCTTTGTCCCTGTGGTTTTGGGGTATTACAGCGATACCCTCCGCTCCAAGTACGGCAGGAGAAGACCCTTCATAATGATCGGGGGTATCCTCGCGGGCGTGGCGGCACTGATGATATACACCTCGTACGCCCTCGGTGTTCCCCTGGCGGGCTTTGCTCTCTCGCTGGCGTTCTTCTACCTCTCAATGCACCTCTACACGGCACAGTACAGGGCACTAATGCCCGACACAGTGGAGAGCGGTCAGAGGGGGAAAGCAAGTGGTGTCATCACCTTCTTCGAGTGGGCGGGCAACCTCTTCTTCTTCGGTCTGGCAGGCTACCTCGTCGCAAAGGCCGTCTCCATGACCGGAGAGAAAGAGGGGATAAAGGCCCTCATCCAAACTCCGTACCTCAAGATACCCTTCATAATCACGGCGGTGTTCCTCATCGGGGCGGCCCTCTTCGTGTACTTCATCGTCCGCGAGCCAGAAGCACCGGAGATCGAGGAAAACGAGACTCTCGGGGAGTACCTCATAAGCATCGTCGAGAACAGGGACTTTCTGAAGTTCTACACCGCCCAGACCCTCTGGTGGATGAGCTTCGAGTTCATAGGGATATTCCTATACGGCATCCTTGCGTACATACTCTACGGCTCTGCCAGTGAGGAAAACGTAAAGGCAGTTACCTCGCTCGGCCTGTTACTCATGGCCCTGTTCAACGTCACGGTTCTCGTAGGAGCCCTTCCAGGCGGCATAATCTACGACAAGCTCGGAAGACGTTTAAGTATAATCCTCGGCGGCGTTATATTTGCCATTCCGCAGATCTGGGGATGGTTCATCCACACCAAGACCGAGATAACAGTGGCCCTCGGAATAGCGGGGGTCGGGTGGGGAATACTCATGGCCGCTTCCTATCCGGTGGTAGGAGATCTGCTCACAAAGTTCGAGAGGGAAGCTTTCACCGGCCGCTACTACGGCTTCTTTGAGGCAACCCGCTCCCTGCCGGTGCTGCTGGCGGGTATAATCGGCGGTGCCATCGTTGATCTCGCCGGGGAAAACTACAGGGTCCTCTTCCCCATCGGAGCGGTACTTGTGCTCCTGGCAATGCCCATGATATGGTTCATGAAGAACCTCGACGAGACCCCAAAGGCCGAGCCGGAAAGTGATGGGTTGGAGATTGAACTGGAGGTATGA
- a CDS encoding alpha/beta hydrolase, translating to MVWPIVLIFILLLFLGFVAFVGYKMVKPPRFVGDWTPKDLGYDYEEITIETRDGLKLSGWWIPNGEGTVIPLHGYTRSRWDEVYMKQTIEFLLKEGYSVLVFDFRAHGRSDGKYTTVGEKELIDILSAVDWLKKNHPEKAGKIGLVGFSMGAVVTIMALAEDERVTCGVADSPPIYLDKTGARGLKYFANLPEWLYIFVKPFTKLFSGAKELNMLEYADKVRKPLLLIAGEKDPLVKPNEVREFYERNKQINPNVELWITDAPHVRTLKLHPEEWKEKVREFLEKWLK from the coding sequence ATGGTGTGGCCAATCGTTTTGATCTTTATCCTCCTTCTCTTCCTCGGGTTCGTTGCCTTCGTTGGTTACAAGATGGTCAAGCCCCCGCGCTTCGTCGGCGACTGGACGCCAAAGGATCTCGGCTACGACTACGAGGAGATAACAATAGAAACCAGGGACGGACTCAAGCTGAGCGGCTGGTGGATTCCCAACGGAGAGGGAACTGTTATTCCCCTTCACGGCTACACGAGGAGCCGGTGGGACGAAGTTTACATGAAGCAGACCATTGAATTCCTGCTCAAGGAGGGCTACAGCGTCCTCGTCTTTGACTTCCGCGCCCACGGAAGGAGCGATGGGAAGTACACGACGGTCGGAGAAAAAGAGCTGATCGACATTCTCTCGGCGGTGGACTGGCTGAAGAAGAACCACCCGGAGAAGGCGGGAAAAATAGGACTCGTCGGGTTCTCGATGGGTGCGGTGGTCACGATAATGGCCCTGGCCGAGGACGAGAGGGTAACCTGTGGCGTTGCCGACTCACCGCCGATTTATCTCGACAAGACGGGGGCGAGGGGCCTGAAGTACTTCGCGAACCTTCCGGAGTGGCTCTACATCTTCGTCAAACCCTTCACAAAGCTCTTCAGCGGTGCAAAGGAGCTCAACATGCTGGAGTACGCTGATAAAGTTAGAAAACCCCTCCTGCTGATAGCCGGAGAAAAGGATCCCCTCGTCAAGCCAAATGAGGTGAGGGAGTTCTACGAGAGAAACAAGCAAATAAACCCGAACGTCGAGCTCTGGATTACCGATGCGCCGCACGTTAGAACTTTGAAGCTCCACCCGGAGGAGTGGAAAGAAAAGGTCAGAGAGTTCCTCGAAAAGTGGTTGAAGTAA
- a CDS encoding ABC transporter permease has translation MKVRAVKGIVLKDLREIRREKMALFWIFVFPLMWITLLGGIWGGHNPPVKIDLGVVYYNESSPFTAKDVVGIMENVTIDGVHVFRIREYSDEESALKALKQRRIDALLVFPEGFGKNLSSGFPAKIHAYFEGSDPQNYQIVSGTVKGFFSEFERRVAEKRLNITLTYMEEYVPESALGNFTLDDIKKYLLGLTNPLDIEERGVSGESPSPIQFYVTSFIGIQFLFATMMMVGSGTLEEIEHGTLRRIAASPATAWDFLVGKILSTFIVIMISILIGIAYSKLIFSETVFPGFLGWVLIFLAAVFSMGLGLAIAMATRSIKATNAVINLISMPLLFLAGVVIPDSILPNWARPIANYFPLGRALKDLRLLELYHRPAGEILPDVAWLSAGAFGALLIAVILYNRAIKRME, from the coding sequence ATGAAGGTGAGGGCCGTTAAGGGGATAGTCCTGAAGGATCTTCGGGAGATAAGGCGGGAGAAGATGGCGTTGTTTTGGATCTTCGTCTTTCCGCTCATGTGGATAACCCTGCTCGGGGGCATATGGGGTGGCCATAACCCTCCGGTAAAGATCGACCTCGGAGTGGTATACTACAACGAGAGCTCGCCATTTACTGCTAAAGACGTCGTGGGCATAATGGAGAACGTTACCATCGACGGCGTTCACGTTTTCAGGATACGGGAGTATTCGGACGAGGAAAGCGCGCTGAAGGCTTTAAAACAGAGAAGGATCGATGCCCTCCTCGTGTTCCCCGAGGGTTTTGGGAAGAACCTTTCAAGCGGCTTTCCTGCGAAGATCCATGCATATTTTGAGGGAAGTGATCCGCAGAACTACCAGATAGTGAGTGGAACCGTGAAGGGCTTTTTCTCGGAGTTTGAGCGGCGGGTTGCCGAGAAGAGGCTTAACATTACCCTAACCTACATGGAGGAGTACGTTCCCGAGAGTGCACTCGGGAACTTCACGCTGGATGACATTAAGAAGTACCTCCTTGGTCTCACGAATCCGCTGGACATCGAGGAGAGGGGAGTTTCAGGGGAGTCCCCATCTCCGATTCAGTTCTACGTTACGAGCTTCATAGGCATACAGTTCCTCTTTGCAACGATGATGATGGTTGGTTCCGGAACCTTGGAGGAGATTGAACATGGAACACTGAGGAGAATCGCCGCATCCCCTGCAACGGCGTGGGACTTTCTGGTAGGGAAGATCCTCTCGACGTTCATCGTTATAATGATCAGCATACTGATCGGGATAGCCTACTCGAAGCTTATCTTCAGTGAGACGGTCTTTCCAGGGTTCCTCGGCTGGGTTCTGATATTCCTCGCGGCGGTCTTTTCTATGGGCCTCGGGCTGGCGATAGCAATGGCCACGAGGAGCATAAAGGCAACGAACGCGGTTATCAACCTGATCTCCATGCCCCTCCTCTTCCTTGCTGGGGTAGTCATTCCCGATAGCATACTCCCGAACTGGGCAAGACCGATAGCGAACTACTTCCCCCTCGGGAGGGCCCTGAAGGATCTCCGCCTGCTGGAGCTTTACCACAGGCCCGCTGGCGAAATCCTGCCCGATGTTGCTTGGCTCTCGGCCGGTGCCTTTGGAGCGCTATTAATCGCGGTAATCCTCTACAACCGGGCAATAAAAAGAATGGAGTAA
- a CDS encoding ABC transporter ATP-binding protein, whose protein sequence is MKAIKIRGLKKSYGNFLALKGVNLEVEEGEILALLGPNGAGKTTLIRILAEGLGYDSGEVRIFGEPLSKRTARFIGYVPQESIAYDFLTVEENLGFYADLYDAPSERVGELIERFSLPPKKKAKELSGGFKRRLNLAIALLYEPEILILDEPSVGLDVSSRRELWNIILELREEGKTVLLATHYMEEAEALADRVAIMNEGRIIAVGTPEELKSLAGEESVIHVEGVLKGIGLLRKEFHRVVERENALRVSVKNAKTALPKIVELLVGAGSEIRAIRVEEPTLEDVFLKLTGRGLG, encoded by the coding sequence ATGAAGGCCATCAAAATCCGGGGATTGAAGAAAAGCTATGGCAATTTTCTCGCGCTGAAGGGGGTGAATCTTGAAGTTGAGGAAGGGGAAATACTCGCGCTCCTCGGGCCGAACGGTGCCGGAAAAACAACTCTCATTAGGATTCTTGCGGAGGGTCTTGGCTATGACTCCGGTGAAGTCAGGATCTTCGGTGAGCCTCTCTCGAAGAGAACAGCCCGTTTTATTGGCTACGTGCCTCAGGAAAGCATAGCCTACGATTTCCTCACGGTCGAAGAGAACCTGGGCTTTTACGCTGACCTCTACGATGCTCCGAGCGAGAGGGTGGGAGAACTCATCGAGAGGTTTTCCCTTCCTCCAAAGAAAAAGGCCAAAGAGCTGAGTGGTGGCTTTAAGAGGCGCCTCAACCTCGCGATAGCCCTTCTCTACGAGCCCGAGATACTGATCCTCGATGAGCCCTCAGTCGGATTGGATGTGTCCTCGAGGAGGGAGTTGTGGAACATTATACTGGAACTCCGGGAAGAGGGAAAGACCGTTTTACTCGCCACCCACTACATGGAGGAGGCGGAAGCCCTCGCCGACAGGGTGGCCATAATGAACGAGGGGAGGATCATAGCCGTTGGAACGCCCGAGGAGCTGAAGTCCCTCGCTGGGGAGGAGAGCGTCATTCACGTGGAGGGCGTTCTGAAAGGGATCGGGCTTCTGAGGAAGGAATTTCATCGGGTGGTTGAGCGTGAAAACGCTCTCAGAGTATCGGTGAAAAACGCCAAAACTGCCCTTCCCAAGATCGTTGAACTTCTCGTTGGGGCTGGAAGCGAGATAAGGGCGATACGGGTTGAAGAACCAACTCTGGAAGATGTTTTCCTGAAACTCACCGGGAGGGGTCTGGGATGA
- the gcvPB gene encoding aminomethyl-transferring glycine dehydrogenase subunit GcvPB, with protein MFRQAKWDEPLIFELSREGRVGYTLPKPIEDLEVEIPEKIRRKSKLDLPELSEPEIVKHYTRLSEMNYGVDSGIYPLGSCTMKYNPKINEEMAAHPGVAYIHPYQDERTVQGALKIMWELEQWLKEITGMDRFTLQPAAGANGEFTGVSIIRTYHIDNGEPQRDEMLVPDSAHGTNPASAAMAGFKVIEIPSNENGTVDLEALENAVGERTAGLMLTNPNTLGIFEDEILEIAKIVHKAGGLLYYDGANLNAVLGKVRPGDMGFDIVHLNLHKTFSTPHGGGGPGSGPVGVKDFLKDYLPVPLVGYDEENDRYYLDYNVPKSIGKVKELYGNFAVMVRALVYLKVMGRDGLKNASEIAVLNANYLTRKLLGTRGYELPGKKLRKHETVFSAEPMKKETGVTAMDVAKRLLDFGMHAPTVYFPLIVHEALMIEPTETVSKEELDAYVEALKRISDEAYTNPEVVKSAPHNTAVRRVDDVMAVKKPVISWRMYLELKEKGEINY; from the coding sequence ATGTTCCGCCAGGCTAAGTGGGACGAACCGCTTATCTTCGAGCTCTCCCGCGAGGGGAGGGTTGGCTATACCTTGCCAAAGCCGATTGAGGATTTGGAGGTCGAAATCCCAGAAAAGATTAGGAGGAAGAGCAAGCTCGATCTTCCCGAGCTGAGCGAGCCTGAAATAGTCAAGCACTACACAAGGCTGAGCGAGATGAACTACGGCGTAGATTCCGGCATCTATCCCCTCGGCTCGTGCACCATGAAGTACAACCCCAAGATAAACGAGGAGATGGCCGCTCATCCGGGCGTGGCTTACATCCATCCGTACCAGGACGAGAGAACCGTTCAAGGCGCGTTAAAGATAATGTGGGAGCTTGAGCAGTGGCTCAAGGAGATAACAGGCATGGACCGCTTCACGCTCCAGCCAGCTGCCGGGGCGAACGGTGAATTCACCGGCGTTTCCATAATCCGGACATATCACATCGACAACGGCGAGCCGCAGAGGGACGAGATGCTCGTGCCGGATTCCGCTCACGGAACGAACCCTGCCAGTGCCGCTATGGCCGGCTTCAAGGTCATCGAGATTCCCTCCAACGAGAACGGGACCGTTGATCTGGAGGCCCTTGAGAACGCGGTCGGTGAGAGGACGGCTGGCTTAATGCTCACCAACCCCAACACCCTCGGCATCTTTGAGGACGAGATCCTCGAGATAGCGAAGATAGTCCACAAAGCTGGAGGACTTCTCTACTACGACGGGGCGAACCTCAACGCCGTCCTCGGGAAGGTCAGGCCGGGAGATATGGGCTTCGACATAGTTCACCTCAACCTGCACAAGACCTTCTCGACACCGCACGGTGGAGGCGGACCGGGAAGCGGGCCCGTTGGAGTAAAGGATTTCCTCAAGGACTACCTGCCGGTTCCGCTGGTGGGCTACGATGAGGAGAACGACCGCTACTACCTCGACTACAACGTGCCAAAGAGCATCGGGAAGGTGAAGGAACTCTACGGCAACTTCGCGGTAATGGTTAGGGCCCTGGTTTACCTCAAGGTCATGGGCAGGGATGGCCTTAAGAACGCGAGCGAGATAGCTGTTCTCAACGCCAACTACCTGACGAGGAAACTGCTCGGAACGAGGGGATACGAGTTGCCAGGTAAAAAGCTTAGGAAGCACGAGACGGTCTTTTCAGCGGAACCGATGAAGAAGGAAACTGGCGTTACCGCGATGGACGTGGCGAAGAGGCTCCTCGACTTCGGAATGCACGCGCCGACGGTTTACTTCCCACTGATTGTTCACGAGGCCCTGATGATTGAGCCGACGGAAACGGTTAGCAAAGAGGAGCTCGACGCTTACGTCGAGGCACTGAAGAGGATAAGCGATGAAGCCTACACCAACCCCGAGGTCGTCAAGAGCGCACCGCACAACACAGCAGTTAGGCGCGTTGATGACGTTATGGCGGTCAAGAAGCCTGTGATTAGCTGGCGTATGTACCTCGAGCTGAAGGAAAAGGGAGAGATTAACTACTGA
- the gcvPA gene encoding aminomethyl-transferring glycine dehydrogenase subunit GcvPA, which translates to MGKHYLPNLAHREEMLREIGFASIDELFSDVPEGMLKEFNLPGGKSEYEVFIELNETLSKNKTALEMPSFLGAGTYFHYIPAHVKYLIERSEFLTAYTPYQPEISQGMLQALFEYQSMMAELYGLPVVNSSMYDWGTSIAEAALMTVRLHRGKRKRFVIPKAISPEKKAVIETYTRGANLEIVEVPWDESGRLDIEKLKEAVEDSAGVYVEMANFFGLVEENVREIGEIAHEAGAYFVVGADPTMLGIFEAPGELGADIAVGEASYLGNPMNFGGPRAGVFAVRNDKKLIRQMPGRIIGMTRDAEGKRAFVMTLQTREQHIRRAKATSNICSNEALVAVASAIHLATLGPKGLRELGEVILKNTAYLKKRLSEVAEIPFEGLYFKDVPVKFKRPYGEIHEALLAKGIHGGYYIGKHFPELGETALFAATETTRKEWVHALIEALKEVA; encoded by the coding sequence ATGGGAAAGCACTACCTTCCCAACCTCGCCCATCGCGAGGAGATGCTGAGGGAAATCGGCTTTGCCTCAATCGACGAGCTCTTCTCGGACGTTCCCGAGGGGATGCTAAAGGAGTTCAACCTCCCCGGAGGTAAGAGCGAGTATGAGGTTTTCATTGAGCTCAACGAGACTCTATCCAAGAACAAAACGGCTCTTGAGATGCCGAGCTTCCTCGGTGCTGGAACCTATTTCCACTACATCCCGGCCCACGTCAAGTACCTCATCGAGAGGAGCGAGTTTTTGACCGCATATACCCCCTATCAGCCCGAGATAAGCCAGGGAATGCTTCAGGCTTTGTTTGAGTATCAAAGCATGATGGCCGAGCTCTACGGTTTGCCCGTTGTCAACTCCTCGATGTACGACTGGGGAACTTCCATAGCCGAGGCCGCTCTGATGACGGTCAGGCTCCACAGGGGAAAGAGAAAGCGCTTCGTGATTCCAAAGGCTATAAGTCCAGAAAAGAAAGCCGTCATCGAGACCTACACTCGCGGGGCGAACCTTGAGATAGTCGAGGTTCCCTGGGACGAGAGCGGTAGGCTCGACATTGAGAAGCTCAAGGAGGCCGTTGAGGATTCCGCTGGAGTTTACGTCGAGATGGCCAACTTCTTCGGCCTCGTTGAGGAGAACGTGAGGGAGATAGGCGAAATTGCACACGAAGCCGGTGCCTACTTCGTCGTTGGGGCCGATCCGACGATGCTCGGGATCTTTGAAGCGCCAGGCGAGCTTGGCGCCGACATAGCGGTCGGAGAGGCTTCATACCTCGGCAACCCAATGAACTTCGGCGGGCCGAGGGCAGGAGTTTTCGCGGTCAGGAACGACAAGAAGCTCATCCGCCAGATGCCGGGCAGGATAATCGGAATGACGAGAGATGCTGAAGGAAAGAGGGCATTCGTCATGACGCTCCAGACGAGGGAACAGCACATAAGGCGCGCCAAAGCTACATCAAACATCTGCTCCAACGAAGCACTCGTTGCCGTTGCCTCAGCGATACATCTCGCGACTCTCGGGCCGAAGGGCTTGAGGGAGCTCGGCGAGGTCATCCTCAAGAACACCGCCTACCTGAAGAAGAGGTTGAGCGAGGTTGCCGAGATTCCCTTCGAGGGCCTCTACTTCAAGGACGTTCCTGTGAAGTTCAAAAGGCCCTACGGCGAGATACACGAGGCGCTCCTTGCAAAGGGAATACATGGCGGCTACTACATCGGAAAGCACTTCCCCGAGCTTGGTGAGACGGCCCTCTTCGCGGCAACTGAAACGACGAGGAAGGAATGGGTCCATGCCCTCATAGAGGCCCTCAAGGAGGTGGCCTGA
- a CDS encoding phospholipase C, with product MKELKVALLILVVLGGIGIVSAWPTDGPTLDNPMNVHQKLTYKAIQAVYKDNPALGSILMRYKDQLLYGAYDEDWRGGSIEFNGKTYTLQSQYHFLDPMDHAELLTVNLFGDADTSAADMAQRLYEQAVQLWKEGKREEAMLYLGRTVHILEDMSMLVAHTTPHMFEDLEQFKYIENAHDFVENEVSPAVADDILNDRVPLDLTPIKWWQIPQEKGRFIIGKDIYVADNENGHMSLANGVAWAYADLIAHNSWRYMLYSTGKDINLWSERGHLGSYFWTKELKKGDWSVLKLEFKGASSITIVFKDIDMQNAYFKTLGYVEVYDKNWNLIARYAQDPNPLKDTRVTVPGDTVYIYTHVDRDAWLDDDVDGWAIRNIELHANFDVNAPSGFKTLDGREYSLVQWAVYETMQYDIRAVAGLMEKFFEDVGVTG from the coding sequence ATGAAGGAGTTAAAAGTTGCTTTACTTATCCTGGTTGTTTTAGGTGGAATTGGGATCGTTTCGGCGTGGCCGACCGACGGACCGACCCTCGACAACCCCATGAACGTCCACCAGAAGCTGACCTACAAGGCCATACAGGCGGTCTACAAGGACAATCCCGCCCTCGGTTCAATTCTCATGCGGTACAAAGATCAGCTCCTCTACGGGGCCTACGACGAGGACTGGCGCGGCGGTAGCATAGAGTTCAACGGGAAGACCTACACGCTCCAGAGCCAGTACCACTTCCTTGACCCGATGGATCACGCCGAGCTTCTTACAGTCAATCTCTTTGGCGATGCGGACACATCGGCCGCCGACATGGCCCAGAGGCTCTACGAGCAGGCGGTTCAGCTCTGGAAGGAGGGCAAAAGGGAGGAGGCCATGCTATACCTCGGCAGGACGGTTCACATCCTCGAGGACATGAGCATGCTCGTTGCCCACACGACCCCCCACATGTTCGAAGACCTTGAGCAGTTCAAGTACATAGAGAACGCCCACGACTTCGTCGAGAACGAGGTTTCCCCCGCCGTTGCCGACGACATACTCAACGACCGCGTCCCCCTCGACCTCACGCCGATAAAGTGGTGGCAGATCCCTCAGGAGAAGGGGAGGTTCATCATAGGGAAGGACATCTACGTTGCCGACAACGAGAACGGCCACATGAGTCTCGCCAACGGCGTCGCCTGGGCCTACGCCGACCTCATTGCCCACAACTCCTGGCGTTACATGCTCTACTCGACCGGCAAGGACATCAACCTCTGGAGCGAGCGCGGCCACCTCGGAAGCTACTTCTGGACGAAGGAGCTCAAGAAGGGCGACTGGAGCGTCCTCAAGCTTGAGTTCAAGGGAGCCAGCTCGATAACCATCGTCTTCAAGGACATAGACATGCAGAACGCCTACTTCAAGACCCTCGGCTACGTTGAGGTCTACGACAAAAACTGGAACCTCATCGCCCGCTACGCCCAGGACCCGAACCCGCTCAAAGACACCAGAGTCACCGTTCCGGGCGACACGGTTTACATCTACACCCACGTTGACAGGGACGCATGGCTCGACGATGACGTCGATGGATGGGCGATAAGGAACATCGAGCTCCACGCCAACTTCGACGTGAACGCTCCGAGCGGCTTCAAGACCCTCGACGGCAGGGAGTACAGCCTCGTCCAATGGGCCGTCTACGAGACCATGCAGTACGACATAAGGGCCGTCGCCGGGCTTATGGAAAAGTTCTTTGAGGACGTCGGCGTTACCGGCTGA
- a CDS encoding HAD family hydrolase, with product MIIAFDFDGTLIDSYSCIEEAFKRALERRYRWLPGKGLWAKLLTKIELQFERPSFGGHKKTHRPPFFLRTKFFETWFIERAKLSKPIDDAPELLKRLREEGHTVISFSAEDFIDGMKVKRLKMAGLYDLFDDVIVFGREMTLDEAFQLVREKYGNETFIWVDDKPWRFIGRGDENTEFVWYYFPFTARFVEKNREKLALIPHLHVIRDLWSIFDVIKRVKGERGVG from the coding sequence ATGATAATAGCCTTCGATTTCGACGGAACGCTTATCGACAGCTACTCCTGCATAGAGGAGGCCTTCAAAAGAGCTCTTGAGAGGCGCTACCGCTGGCTCCCGGGGAAGGGACTGTGGGCAAAGTTACTGACCAAAATCGAACTCCAGTTCGAGAGGCCGAGCTTTGGGGGCCACAAAAAGACCCACAGGCCACCTTTCTTCCTGAGAACGAAGTTCTTCGAGACGTGGTTCATTGAAAGGGCGAAGCTGAGCAAGCCGATAGACGACGCCCCCGAGCTCTTAAAGCGACTTAGGGAAGAGGGACACACTGTCATCTCGTTCTCTGCAGAGGATTTCATAGACGGCATGAAGGTCAAACGGCTGAAGATGGCCGGCCTCTACGATCTCTTCGACGACGTCATCGTTTTTGGTCGGGAGATGACGCTCGACGAGGCCTTTCAGCTCGTCCGCGAGAAGTACGGGAACGAGACTTTCATCTGGGTGGACGACAAGCCCTGGCGCTTCATCGGCAGGGGCGACGAGAACACGGAGTTCGTGTGGTACTACTTTCCCTTCACCGCTCGCTTCGTTGAGAAGAACCGCGAGAAGCTTGCGTTAATACCGCATCTCCACGTCATAAGGGACCTGTGGAGCATCTTCGACGTTATCAAGAGGGTGAAAGGGGAGAGGGGGGTCGGATAA
- a CDS encoding ABC transporter permease, with product MLSRRFWLVVFLPALAFLVVFFYYPVTLILEDGLSVSAISSVLSNPYYRHVIAFTILQAVGSTLLTLAIGLPGAYLFAKYDFPGKRTLKAILTVPFVMPSIMVALGFILLFGREGFFTSILGRNLGILYSWKAILLAHAFYNFPVVVRMVSSLWERINPHYEEAAMSLGARGFTLFRKVTLPMLYPAILASSLLTFIFSFLSFSIPLILGGYRYSTIEVAIFTSIMTLLDFRTGAALAVIQMTLSFTFMYLYLKSLDRYSKAEEQRILREPRRLKLKDMLSLKGLGITIYSAIVFVFILSPLLAVVYDSITWKGKFTLEFYRRLFDSSYNPIFGSDSLHAIAWTFAFGFATVLLATLIALAIAYSALRWDLPGKTLVDVLATLPLGSSAIVIGLGYIKAFHRPPLLLLGSPYLIVAAHTVIAYPFALRAVSSSLRKVKSSLREAAMSLGATDFKAFLKVELPLAFGGVLVGAVFSFAMSIAELGATYMIYQPEYTTITIAIYRYLGSRQFGSASAMAVILMIVSLVGFLLIERTGEEVW from the coding sequence ATGCTCTCCAGGCGCTTCTGGCTGGTGGTGTTCCTTCCGGCACTGGCATTTCTGGTGGTTTTCTTCTACTACCCCGTGACGCTGATTCTGGAGGACGGCCTCTCGGTTTCGGCCATATCCTCCGTTCTCTCCAACCCCTACTACCGCCACGTCATAGCCTTTACGATCCTTCAGGCGGTTGGCTCGACGCTCCTGACCCTCGCGATAGGCCTTCCCGGGGCGTACCTCTTCGCCAAGTACGATTTCCCGGGTAAGAGGACCCTGAAGGCCATTCTGACCGTGCCCTTCGTGATGCCAAGCATAATGGTCGCTCTCGGATTTATACTCCTCTTCGGCAGAGAGGGCTTCTTCACGTCCATTCTGGGCCGCAACCTGGGGATACTCTACTCGTGGAAGGCCATTCTCCTGGCCCACGCCTTCTACAACTTCCCCGTCGTGGTCAGAATGGTGTCGTCTCTGTGGGAGAGGATAAACCCCCACTACGAAGAGGCCGCGATGAGCCTCGGCGCTAGGGGATTCACCCTCTTTCGAAAGGTCACGCTACCGATGCTTTATCCGGCAATTCTCGCGTCGTCCCTGCTAACCTTCATATTCTCCTTCCTGAGCTTCTCGATCCCCCTCATCCTCGGCGGTTACAGGTACAGCACGATAGAGGTGGCGATATTCACGTCCATAATGACCCTCCTCGACTTCAGAACCGGAGCGGCACTCGCCGTCATCCAGATGACACTCAGCTTCACGTTCATGTACCTCTACCTCAAGAGCCTCGACAGGTATTCCAAGGCCGAGGAGCAGAGGATCCTCCGCGAGCCGAGGAGGCTGAAACTCAAGGATATGCTGAGCCTCAAAGGCCTCGGGATAACCATCTACTCAGCTATTGTCTTCGTTTTCATCCTCTCCCCCCTCCTCGCGGTCGTCTACGATTCAATCACGTGGAAGGGAAAGTTCACCCTGGAGTTCTACCGCAGGCTTTTTGACAGCTCTTACAACCCGATATTCGGTTCGGACAGCCTGCACGCGATAGCGTGGACCTTCGCCTTTGGATTTGCGACGGTTCTGCTGGCGACGCTCATAGCGCTCGCAATAGCATACTCCGCCCTCAGATGGGATCTACCGGGGAAGACGCTCGTGGACGTTCTGGCGACCCTGCCCCTGGGTTCGTCGGCGATAGTAATAGGCCTCGGATACATCAAGGCCTTTCACAGGCCACCCCTCCTTCTCCTCGGAAGTCCGTACCTCATCGTCGCGGCCCATACTGTGATAGCCTACCCCTTCGCCCTGAGGGCAGTTTCCTCGTCACTCAGAAAGGTGAAGAGCAGCCTCCGCGAGGCCGCGATGAGCCTCGGAGCGACGGACTTCAAGGCGTTCCTGAAGGTTGAGCTACCGCTGGCCTTCGGCGGGGTCTTGGTCGGGGCAGTCTTTTCCTTCGCGATGAGCATAGCCGAGCTCGGCGCAACGTACATGATCTACCAGCCGGAGTACACCACGATAACCATAGCCATCTACCGCTACCTCGGTTCACGACAGTTCGGCTCGGCCTCGGCAATGGCCGTCATCCTTATGATCGTCAGCTTGGTAGGCTTTCTCCTGATAGAGAGGACGGGTGAGGAGGTATGGTGA